In one Roseinatronobacter monicus genomic region, the following are encoded:
- a CDS encoding aspartate aminotransferase family protein produces the protein MYLFDESGKRYIDGSSGAMVSNIGHSNPRVLAKMKAQMDKATFGYRLHFRTHPSEELAAKTVAMTPEGLDRVFFVSGGSEAVESAIKLARQYALTQGRRSRYKVISRFPSYHGCTLGALDLTGYAPLREPFAPMMAGMPKIAAPATYLDRDNLTEEERGLKYAELLRDKIEELGPDTVLAFLMEPIGGASTGALVAPDSYYVRVREICNEYDVLLIYDEVMTGAGRTGKFLAAEHWGITPDIVAMSKGFGAGYAPLGAIVAGARLVEPVLDAGGFLHGFTYAGNPLACSAGLAVLEEMEDLGLIENAARMGEVLMAELRALMDRYPFIGDVRGKGLLTAFEFVADRATMKPLDPKLNAHERLVELAYARGLVIYSRRTRGGAAGDHFLVAPPLIITQAQIEEMMAILRDALDAFADEVGLPKETAA, from the coding sequence ATCTACTTGTTCGATGAAAGCGGCAAGCGCTACATTGATGGCTCTTCCGGGGCGATGGTGTCGAATATCGGCCATTCCAATCCGCGTGTTCTGGCCAAGATGAAGGCCCAGATGGACAAGGCCACATTCGGCTACCGCCTGCATTTTCGCACCCATCCATCCGAAGAATTGGCCGCCAAGACCGTGGCGATGACACCCGAAGGTCTTGACCGGGTGTTTTTCGTGTCGGGGGGGTCCGAGGCGGTGGAAAGCGCGATAAAGCTTGCGCGGCAATATGCACTGACACAGGGGCGGAGGTCGCGCTACAAGGTCATTTCTCGCTTTCCGTCCTATCATGGCTGTACTTTGGGCGCGCTGGATCTGACCGGTTATGCCCCGTTGCGCGAACCTTTTGCCCCGATGATGGCTGGGATGCCCAAGATTGCCGCGCCGGCGACATATCTGGATCGGGACAACCTAACCGAAGAAGAGCGCGGGCTGAAATATGCCGAGCTCTTGCGCGACAAGATCGAGGAGTTGGGGCCGGATACCGTTTTGGCCTTCCTGATGGAGCCCATCGGTGGCGCTTCGACCGGGGCGCTGGTCGCGCCAGACAGCTACTATGTCCGCGTGCGCGAAATCTGCAACGAATACGATGTGCTGTTGATCTATGACGAGGTCATGACCGGCGCGGGCCGCACTGGCAAGTTCCTTGCTGCGGAACATTGGGGCATCACCCCCGATATTGTGGCCATGTCCAAGGGCTTTGGCGCGGGATATGCACCTTTGGGCGCCATCGTCGCCGGCGCGCGTCTGGTAGAGCCGGTTTTGGATGCGGGCGGGTTCCTGCATGGATTTACTTACGCCGGAAACCCTCTGGCCTGCTCCGCAGGACTGGCCGTGCTGGAAGAAATGGAAGATCTGGGCCTGATTGAGAATGCCGCACGTATGGGCGAGGTATTGATGGCCGAATTACGCGCATTGATGGACCGATACCCTTTCATCGGGGATGTTCGGGGCAAGGGATTGCTTACCGCGTTCGAATTTGTCGCTGACCGCGCCACAATGAAACCGCTGGACCCCAAGTTGAATGCCCATGAACGCCTTGTCGAATTGGCTTATGCACGAGGCTTGGTCATCTATTCGCGCCGTACGCGGGGTGGGGCGGCGGGTGACCATTTCCTAGTCGCGCCTCCGCTGATTATCACCCAAGCGCAGATCGAAGAGATGATGGCGATCTTGCGTGATGCTCTGGATGCATTTGCGGATGAAGTTGGATTACCGAAAGAGACCGCGGCATGA
- a CDS encoding CoA transferase subunit A: MNLSDKRCAIQDAIGAIKDGDTLMIGGFGVPGTPMTLIHALVNHGARNLTLIKNDANEPGMGIDHLLQSGQVTRLITTHLGLNGNAIALMNSGKLAVDFNAQGILAERIRAGGAGIGAILSDIGIGTELADGKQMVELQGTSYLVESALRADVALIHADRADCFGNLAFVGTARNFNPLMATAARRVIVEAERVLPLGQLCADEVHTPGVFVDQVVELGKLSEEYAVVRR; this comes from the coding sequence ATGAACCTTTCCGACAAGAGATGCGCCATTCAGGATGCGATCGGTGCAATCAAGGATGGTGATACGCTCATGATTGGTGGGTTTGGAGTGCCGGGCACGCCGATGACACTTATCCATGCTTTGGTGAACCATGGTGCCCGCAACCTGACCCTGATCAAGAACGACGCGAACGAGCCCGGCATGGGCATTGATCATCTTTTGCAAAGCGGTCAGGTCACGCGCTTGATTACCACCCACCTTGGGTTGAACGGCAATGCGATTGCTTTGATGAATTCGGGCAAGCTTGCGGTGGACTTCAATGCGCAGGGTATTCTTGCCGAACGCATCCGGGCCGGTGGCGCCGGGATCGGGGCGATCCTCAGCGATATAGGGATCGGAACGGAACTGGCGGATGGTAAACAGATGGTGGAGTTGCAAGGCACGTCATATTTAGTAGAGTCCGCCTTGCGTGCCGATGTGGCCTTGATCCATGCTGATCGCGCTGATTGCTTTGGCAATCTAGCTTTTGTTGGGACGGCCCGAAACTTTAATCCCCTTATGGCAACGGCCGCCCGTCGTGTCATTGTAGAAGCTGAACGGGTTCTGCCACTTGGACAGCTTTGTGCGGATGAAGTGCATACGCCTGGTGTATTTGTCGACCAAGTCGTCGAGCTTGGCAAATTGTCTGAGGAGTATGCAGTTGTTCGACGTTAG
- a CDS encoding ABC transporter ATP-binding protein codes for MKPMLRILIIYLQHSSLPAILQIRHPPQLNRNERGNVENLAGGPVILALGNLALVATAFAAAHHQSTGYVASGEIWFKDTLINAPLPHQLRHPIPIWLSGGQKQRIACAMATQTKEAMHTHLAGSKWKTSLLICSTNPEIRAHSLTAERASTCSMKAASATLMALPGRWCRISAIPIRVFWPR; via the coding sequence ATGAAACCTATGTTGAGAATTCTCATTATATATTTGCAGCATAGTTCGCTTCCTGCAATCCTGCAGATCAGACATCCACCACAATTGAACCGAAACGAAAGGGGAAACGTTGAAAACCTAGCAGGCGGGCCTGTCATTCTTGCCCTTGGCAACCTTGCCTTGGTCGCCACTGCATTCGCTGCTGCGCACCATCAGTCAACCGGATATGTTGCGAGTGGTGAGATCTGGTTCAAAGATACGCTGATCAATGCGCCGCTGCCGCATCAACTGCGACACCCAATTCCCATATGGCTTTCCGGCGGTCAGAAACAACGCATCGCTTGTGCGATGGCGACACAGACCAAAGAAGCCATGCACACACATCTGGCAGGTTCCAAGTGGAAAACAAGCCTTCTCATCTGTTCTACCAATCCAGAAATTCGCGCCCATTCCTTGACCGCGGAGAGGGCATCTACTTGTTCGATGAAAGCGGCAAGCGCTACATTGATGGCTCTTCCGGGGCGATGGTGTCGAATATCGGCCATTCCAATCCGCGTGTTCTGGCCAAGATGA
- a CDS encoding 3-oxoacid CoA-transferase subunit B, whose protein sequence is MQLFDVRDRMVARAAREITPGMVVNLGIGLPTKVINHLPVDFPVCLHTENGLTGIGPTLPPEKADRNLIDAGGAYISTIPGSAFFDSATSFAIVRAGRLDLTMLGAFEVSAAGDLANWKIPGKFSPGVGGGIELAQKARRVVVLTTHTDRAGNAKLKQNCSLPLTARACVSRIFTDMAMIDVTAIGFVLVEIADGVSVADVAAATDAPLHVPDAALPRF, encoded by the coding sequence ATGCAGTTGTTCGACGTTAGGGATCGCATGGTGGCTCGAGCCGCACGGGAAATCACACCGGGCATGGTGGTCAATTTGGGAATTGGCCTGCCGACAAAGGTGATCAACCACCTGCCTGTGGATTTTCCAGTTTGCTTGCATACAGAGAACGGCCTGACGGGGATCGGCCCGACCTTGCCCCCAGAAAAAGCTGACCGGAACCTGATCGATGCCGGTGGTGCTTATATATCGACAATTCCGGGTTCAGCCTTTTTTGACAGCGCCACCAGTTTTGCCATTGTACGGGCCGGTCGGCTTGACCTCACTATGCTTGGCGCGTTTGAAGTAAGCGCTGCAGGCGATCTGGCCAATTGGAAAATACCCGGAAAATTCAGCCCCGGCGTTGGGGGCGGAATCGAACTTGCGCAGAAAGCGCGGCGCGTCGTTGTTCTCACCACCCATACGGACCGTGCTGGAAACGCAAAGCTGAAGCAGAACTGTTCTCTGCCGCTGACGGCCCGCGCCTGTGTGTCACGAATTTTTACCGACATGGCAATGATCGATGTCACGGCGATTGGTTTTGTCCTTGTTGAAATTGCGGACGGGGTCAGCGTCGCGGACGTGGCCGCAGCAACCGACGCGCCGCTGCATGTGCCCGATGCGGCCCTGCCCAGATTTTGA